One genomic segment of Kocuria rhizophila DC2201 includes these proteins:
- a CDS encoding HoxN/HupN/NixA family nickel/cobalt transporter yields MSASHPTLYRRYVTERHRLPLRVRVGCTLAAVAALHVLAVGLLSTTLAPGAEPLALGVVLTAYAAGMKHSYDWDHISAIDNSTRKFVSEGMNPASVGFAFSLGHSLVVTLAGIMVVAGAQFVSGAFEEGSSANHVLGLIGAGVSGVYLLVLGLYNASISVGLLRAASRGGVTVRGHRHDLDGNWGLVSRLLRKPLQRVRGPRDIFVLGFLFGLGFDTATTIGLLLLTVSASLSGVPAFALLGLPVAFTAAMTLCDTLNGLGMMKLYSSALTETGTRRRFNATVTLISAVSALFIAAITLGGVLHDLLGLEDPVTAALADVDLGQAGLALIAVFGLVWLWFWRTSRRN; encoded by the coding sequence GTGTCCGCTTCCCACCCCACCCTCTACCGACGCTACGTGACCGAGCGGCACCGCCTGCCGCTGCGCGTGCGGGTCGGCTGCACGCTCGCCGCCGTGGCCGCCCTCCACGTGCTGGCCGTGGGCCTGCTGAGCACCACCCTGGCCCCGGGAGCCGAGCCCCTGGCGCTCGGTGTGGTGCTCACCGCCTACGCCGCGGGCATGAAGCACAGCTACGACTGGGACCACATCTCCGCGATCGACAACTCAACCCGCAAGTTCGTGTCCGAGGGCATGAATCCGGCGAGCGTGGGCTTCGCGTTCAGCCTGGGCCACTCCCTGGTGGTGACGCTCGCCGGGATCATGGTGGTCGCGGGCGCGCAGTTCGTGAGCGGGGCGTTCGAGGAGGGCAGCTCCGCGAACCACGTGCTCGGGCTGATCGGCGCCGGGGTCTCGGGGGTGTACCTGCTGGTGCTCGGACTCTACAACGCGAGCATCTCCGTGGGGCTGCTCCGCGCAGCGTCCCGGGGTGGGGTCACGGTGCGGGGCCACCGGCACGACCTGGACGGCAACTGGGGCCTGGTGTCCCGGCTGCTGCGCAAGCCCCTGCAGCGTGTGCGCGGCCCGCGGGACATCTTCGTGCTGGGGTTCCTCTTCGGCCTGGGCTTCGACACCGCCACCACCATCGGCCTGCTGCTGCTCACGGTCTCGGCGTCCCTGTCCGGTGTCCCGGCGTTCGCCCTGCTGGGCCTGCCCGTGGCGTTCACCGCCGCCATGACCCTGTGCGACACCCTCAACGGGCTCGGCATGATGAAGCTCTACTCCTCCGCCCTGACCGAGACGGGCACCCGGCGGCGGTTCAACGCGACCGTCACCCTGATCTCCGCGGTCTCCGCCCTGTTCATCGCCGCGATCACCCTGGGCGGGGTCCTCCACGACCTCCTGGGCCTGGAGGACCCGGTGACCGCGGCGCTCGCGGACGTCGACCTCGGCCAGGCGGGCCTGGCGCTGATCGCCGTCTTCGGGCTGGTGTGGCTGTGGTTCTGGCGGACGTCCCGGCGGAACTAG